A single Triticum dicoccoides isolate Atlit2015 ecotype Zavitan chromosome 2A, WEW_v2.0, whole genome shotgun sequence DNA region contains:
- the LOC119354996 gene encoding poly(A) polymerase I-like translates to MALRSPELRFAASTGLGALSRPSRLAPSPLAALASPRRRRRGPSPSPSPSPSDSNPSTASAGDADGPEWKKVSAKRFGYKESMIPDEAWNVLHQLRSRGYDVYLVGGCVRDLIMKKIPKDFDIITTADLRQVKDTFVGSAVIVGRRFPIVHVHDNNSIVEVSSFNTYVRGSTGNQMPTSKSPHCSKNDYLRWKNCQGRDFTINGLMFNPYSEKIYDYLGGFEDIKKAKVRTVIPAATSFHEDCARILRAIRIAARLGFSFPKETAYYVRNLACSVARLDKGRLLMEVNYMLAYGSAEASLRLLWRFGLLEHLLPFQAAYFSSTLFKRKDNGTNMLLVLFSKLDSFLAPNRPCHNSLWISILAFHEALVRKPRDPLVVATFALAVYLGGDLPLAVDIGQSINRQHDAGFAELLEPRMRGKKGLLAEVKDLAISMRQALTEMTDKYYVANAMAKIPQAPSSDLVFIPLQAYLKVLKLIERVQHGKKEIGYEPKSDGNIDYHNLANGTPAEVRNLFTLVVFDTIYPPNLEKEDDSSRR, encoded by the exons ATGGCGCTTCGCTCGCCGGAGCTGCGCTTCGCCGCCTCCACCGGGCTCGGCGCGCTCTCCCGGCCCAGCCGCCTCGCTCCTTCCCCCCTCGCCGCGCTCGCTTCcccccgccgacgccgccgcggCCCGTCCCCTTCCCCTTCTCCCTCGCCCTCCGACTCCAACCCCTCGACCGCCTCCGCCG GCGACGCGGACGGGCCGGAATGGAAGAAGGTCAGCGCAAAGCGGTTCGGGTACAAGGAGTCCATGATCCCCGATGAGGCATGGAACGTCCTCCACCAACTCCGTAGCAGAG GATATGATGTGTACTTGGTTGGTGGTTGTGTTCGAGATCTCATAATGAAGAAAATCCCAAAAGATTTTGACATAATAACAACAGCTGATCTTAGGCAG GTGAAAGACACCTTTGTAGGATCAGCTGTTATAGTAGGAAGGCGGTTTCCCATAGTTCATGTACATGACAATAATTCCATTGTTGAG GTGTCAAGTTTTAATACTTACGTTCGAGGGTCAACTGGCAATCAAATGCCCACTTCAAAGAGCCCACATTGTAGCAAGAACGATTATTTACGCTGGAAAAACTGCCAAGGGAGGGACTTCACTATTAATGG ATTAATGTTCAATCCATATTCAGAAAAGATCTACGACTACCTGGGAGGCTTTGAAGATATTAAGAAAGCTAAG GTTCGTACTGTTATTCCCGCCGCCACTTCGTTCCATGAGGATTGTG CTCGTATTCTACGTGCAATCAGAATTGCAGCTCGATTAGGATTCAGCTTTCCCAAAGAAACAGCTTATTATGTGAGAAATCTTGCCTGTTCTGTGGCAAGACTTGACAAG GGAAGATTACTCATGGAGGTTAACTATATGCTTGCTTATGGTTCAGCTGAAGCTTCTTTAAGGTTGCTTTGGCGATTTGGTCTTCTTGAACATTTATTGCCCTTTCAG GCTGCATATTTTTCTTCAACTCTTTTTAAGAGGAAGGATAATGGGACTAACATGTTGCTG GTCCTATTTTCTAAGCTGGATAGTTTTCTTGCACCTAACAGGCCATGCCATAATAGTTTATG GATAAGCATTTTAGCGTTCCATGAGGCGTTGGTGCGCAAACCACGGGATCCTTTGGTGGTGGCTACTTTTGCACTTGCTGTATACCTTGGAGGTGATCTGCCACTGGCAGTGGATATTGGACAATCAATCAACCGTCAACATGATGCTGGGTTTGCAGAGCTCTTGGAACCACGGATGCGGGGCAAAAAAGGGTTATTAGCTGAAGTAAAAGACCTTGCTATCTCAATGAGGCAGGCATTAACTGAAATGACTGACAAGTATTATGTTGCAAATGCTATGGCGAAAATCCCTCAAGCACCGTCCTCAGATCTT GTATTTATCCCACTACAAGCATACTTGAAGGTTCTCAAATTAATTGAGCGTGTTCAACATGGAAAAAAGGAGATTGGTTACGAACCAAAAAGCGATGGAAATATCGATTATCACAATTTAGCAAATGGTACACCTGCTGAAGTAAGAAATCTCTTCACGCTGGTTGTCTTTGACACGATATACCCCCCGAACCTGGAGAAAGAAGATGACAGCTCTAGAAGATGA